The following are from one region of the Salvia hispanica cultivar TCC Black 2014 chromosome 1, UniMelb_Shisp_WGS_1.0, whole genome shotgun sequence genome:
- the LOC125211584 gene encoding pentatricopeptide repeat-containing protein At5g15010, mitochondrial, with protein sequence MRASLRRIPTLLLALRGNLQLNRIPPYIKSDRPLHLLSRHPIAATPSISASFTSSIHNHSGSEHESGSDSDAEETEAISIHPSSSRDFDAIVDILRTPGAQERSTKLEQCGLSVSPEFVANVLSRVRNDWEAAFTFFLWAGKQPGYSHSRREYHSMISILGKFRKFDTAWSLVEEMRAASLVTKMTILIMIRRHAAVHDVAKAISAFYGLRRFNLEIGVDEFQGLLSALCRYKNVKDAEDLLFCNKAAYPLNTKSFNIILNGWCNVIGSLREGRRIWMEMEKRGVRHDVYSYSSIMSCYSKMGNLNAVMRHYEKMKSLGIKPDRKAYNSMIHALAKGRFVDEARALMETMDEEGIAPDTVTYNSLIMPLCKSHLLNEANRAFEEMVERGVAPTVRTYHAFFRAIKTTEQVFELLERMHTTGCHPSHDTYIMLIRKFCRWRQIDDVFKVWGEMGRNGLDPDRSSYIVLIHGLFLNGRVDVAHKYYVEMKEKDLLPEPKVDAMIQEWLASKNDANGESNVIGSRENGSNSSKVGEKERFKAKNKLKDVEFRRRPEIRGVTRERGFSFWED encoded by the coding sequence ATGAGAGCAAGTCTTCGCCGGATACCTACTCTGCTCCTTGCACTCCGCGGTAATCTCCAATTGAATCGGATACCGCCGTACATCAAATCAGACCGCCCTCTGCACCTTCTCTCTCGACACCCCATCGCCGCCACCCCCTCAATTTCCGCGTCCTTCACTTCCTCAATCCACAATCACAGCGGATCGGAGCATGAATCCGGATCCGACTCCGATGCTGAAGAAACGGAAGCTATTTCAATCCATCCAAGCTCCTCGCGCGATTTCGACGCCATTGTGGACATTCTACGAACACCTGGTGCGCAGGAAAGGAGCACAAAGCTGGAGCAATGCGGATTGAGTGTGTCGCCGGAGTTCGTCGCAAACGTCCTCTCCCGCGTGCGGAACGACTGGGAGGCGGCGTTCACCTTCTTCCTGTGGGCAGGGAAGCAGCCAGGCTACTCGCATTCGCGGCGCGAGTACCACTCCATGATCTCCATCCTCGGCAAGTTCAGGAAATTCGACACCGCGTGGTCTCTGGTCGAGGAAATGAGAGCCGCGTCCCTCGTCACGAAAATGACGATCCTGATCATGATCAGGCGCCACGCGGCCGTGCACGACGTCGCGAAGGCGATCAGCGCCTTCTACGGCCTCAGGCGATTCAATCTCGAGATAGGAGTCGACGAATTCCAGGGCCTGCTCTCAGCTCTATGCAGGTACAAAAATGTCAAAGATGCAGAGGATCTCCTGTTCTGCAACAAAGCCGCCTACCCGCTCAACACGAAGAGCTTCAACATCATCCTCAACGGCTGGTGCAATGTGATCGGCAGCCTTCGCGAGGGGAGGAGGATTTggatggagatggagaagagAGGGGTTCGACACGATGTCTACTCGTACTCGAGCATCATGTCTTGCTATTCCAAGATGGGGAATCTCAATGCAGTGATGAGGCATTACGAAAAGATGAAATCTTTAGGCATCAAACCGGATAGGAAGGCCTACAACTCAATGATCCACGCTCTGGCAAAGGGGAGGTTCGTGGACGAAGCTCGTGCCCTCATGGAGACGATGGACGAGGAGGGAATCGCACCAGACACCGTCACTTACAACTCGCTGATCATGCCTCTTTGCAAGTCGCATCTCTTGAATGAGGCAAACCGGGCCTTCGAGGAGATGGTGGAGAGAGGCGTGGCGCCCACTGTCCGGACCTACCACGCCTTCTTCCGCGCTATAAAGACAACGGAGCAAGTGTTTGAGCTTCTGGAGAGAATGCATACCACCGGGTGCCATCCGAGCCACGATACGTACATCATGTTGATCAGGAAGTTCTGCCGGTGGCGCCAGATTGATGATGTGTTCAAGGTGTGGGGCGAGATGGGGAGGAATGGGCTCGACCCGGATAGGAGCTCGTACATTGTGCTGATACACGGCCTTTTCTTGAATGGGAGGGTGGATGTGGCTCATAAGTACTATGTGGAGATGAAGGAGAAGGATCTGTTGCCGGAGCCGAAAGTGGATGCTATGATTCAAGAGTGGTTGGCGAGTAAGAATGATGCTAATGGTGAAAGCAATGTGATTGGATCAAGGGAGAATGGATCTAACTCTAGTAAAGTAGGGGAAAAGGAGAGGTTCAAAGCCAAGAACAAGTTAAAGGATGTTGAATTTCGGCGGCGGCCGGAAATAAGGGGTGTTACTAGGGAAAGGGGCTTTTCGTTTTGGGAGGATTGA
- the LOC125215396 gene encoding ankyrin repeat domain-containing protein 2A-like, which produces MGAPVKSAEQPPQDATAETVDALLEAARYDDIDDLKSIASSGVSLDSKDSEGRTALHMASANGHLDIVDYLVRNGVDVNACNVEKNTPLHWASLNGHIEVVKRLILSGAEISPLNSHEKSPIDEALSRGKLDVIDAINEVAAQVDLARTQVS; this is translated from the exons ATGGGAGCGCCGGTGAAATCAGCGGAGCAGCCGCCACAAGATGCGACGGCGGAGACCGTCGACGCTTTGCTTGAG GCTGCTAGGTATGATGATATAGACGATCTCAAGAGCATAGCATCTTCTGGTGTTTCTCTGGATTCGAAGGATTCAGAAGGCCGTACAG CATTACATATGGCTTCAGCAAATGGGCATCTTGACATTGTTGATTATCTTGTCCGCAATGGAGTG GATGTTAATGCTTGTAACGTGGAGAAGAACACCCCTCTTCATTGGGCAAGTCTAAATGGCCACATTGAg GTTGTGAAACGTCTGATTCTCTCCGGAGCTGAAATCTCGCCACTGAACag CCACGAGAAAAGTCCGATTGATGAGGCGCTCAGTAGGGGAAAATTGGACGTGATCGATGCAATCAACGAAGTAGCAGCTCAGGTTGATCTTGCAAGAACACAAGTTTCTTAG